From the genome of Drosophila gunungcola strain Sukarami chromosome 3L unlocalized genomic scaffold, Dgunungcola_SK_2 000005F, whole genome shotgun sequence:
AGAAAACGAATAAGTGCGGGTTGAGTTGGGCCTGCATTGTTATTAGTTATTAACTGCACATCCAGGAGCAACAGAACActgattaaaaattaagttgcaacaactattaaaatatagtcatatttattaaaatatagtcATTATGAGAATTTGCTACACATTGAAAACCTTTTGggcaataatttaatttcattgttttaatttcattgttcTTATGGtatatttgcaatattttgTCGCTTATACACAAACGAAACCATTTATTCTTGTATACACACACTTTCATGCGTTTTGTAGTATTTTCCAAGTGCCCTATTGTGTGCAATGACACTAAATTCGTACAACTGAGAGACGCGATATTTAAACGTTCCGTCCGTTACGTCAAAACCAAACTGAAGTGTCTGCGCTCCCGATTCGAGCAGCTTGTGCTCGTGAGCGAGAAAATTGCTCTTGCCCACGGCTCATAAGGATGCTGTGCATTTCTTCGAAGGATGCAGAGTCCAAGTGAAAGAGCACCAAACAGCGTGCCAAACAAAACTGACGCCTGCGCTCTAAATAGCCTGATTTTGACGTTTCCACGCGTATTCGCAGTATACCTATATCTCGACCAACAGAATTGCAAAGCGGGCACTTggtgtacatatgtatgtctGACATGAGAACCAAAAGGCCTTACTTGTTGAGGCTACGCGCGATGGAAATGTTGTATCCTTATGGAAATGAGCAAATTATGGAAAAGGACAAATAAATCCCAAAATTCATACactattaatattaatgcCTAGCCATTACCGCTGCTCACATATCGGTATGATTGGCTAAGGTTTTCAAATCAGTACGTTCCGCTGTCCGCTAACGACACTGCGCATGACTCACCTAGAGGTGTAAAGTGCGTAGTTGTTGATTGTGGAAACAATTCTACCTCGAGTATGTGTTCCTTTAACGACTTAACCGTTTATTTTAGCACGTGTTCACGCACACCGTCTAAGGAAACCAACATGTTGCTGAGCTTGCGTGGTCATGCTACTCCTGTTTGCATAATCCTGCATATTGCTGTTCATAGCATATTAGCAAAGCATTTGTGACGACAGTCCCGGAACGTATGTATCTTCCATACTCTGATTACCGATATCGTTCAACccttatatataaatatgtatatatacatttgcagctatttttaaattaaatattcttgaaaacataaaatgaTCTACTTTCGTATATGAGGGTACTtatatctgcaagggtatacaaaggGGGCGTATACTAGGACTAAAATACATCAATCTACAAGCACTGCAGCGAACATGTTCGAAGTTCATTACCGGTTTATATAGGACAGACCTCTATCAGTAGCCAGTTCATTAACGGCagtttatgtttataaaagtACGCGagtgtttaaaacaaaaaacacaatatttatacccttgcagagggtattttaatttcagccagaagtttgcaacgcagtgaaggagacatctccgactctataaagtatatatattcttgatcagcatcactaggcgagtcgatctagccatgtccgtccgtttctacgcaaactagtctctcagttttaaagctatctgcatgaaactttcccaaaagttgtctttctattgcaggtagtatataagtcggaacgagccggatcggacgactatagcatatagctcccataggaacaatcgaaaaaaaaaataaaaaaaattataactgttttttttttaattttttttttacaaaaaaaattataactttgctgtttttttaatttttctattagttcttggacatatagtaatggttaagtatttcagaattacgttttaaatttcatcaaaatcggacgtctatatcatatagctcccataggaacaatcgaaaaaaaaataaaaaaaattataactgctgttttttaattttttttttatttcttcgacatatagtaatggttaaatatttcagaattacggtttaaatttcatcaaaatcggacaactatatcatatagctcccatagaaataataaaaaactttttgcttcctttcttgtttttatttgtcttttaATTTCAGCTGCAGGGAccttttaacttatttttctattttttaaaatctttcgAGATGTCCTGTGTGttacttaacaaaaaaaaaaccccaacattaaaaatgtaaataattaatttaattctttttaaaagataaaaaaaatttttttttctttaagtcAACATGGGAGAAGGAAAACATGCTTAAGTTGAAAAAAAGGGCTGGGTGAACAAAACGTAGTCCTCCACTTTGTAGAAATGTTTTAGGCAAATATGCAAGCCATAAAATTGGGTAGTCTAAAGGCCCTGGTAGGACCATATCATTCTTTTTATAAGAAGTATTTCGTTTCACGTTGATCTCGGCCGTGAAGGAGTATCGATTGCCATTAAAAGCCAGGTATTGCTTTTTTTCGCTATTCGAAGCCAATGACAGATTTTTTCCTGGTTTCCCTTAAACAGTTCATCAACAGTTTATTTACCATATACTTTATTAGTTTCTCGGTGACCTCAGCCTCTGTGTAGAACATTTTTGGAAGCCAGTTTTTCTTAGGCGgtttgttttgcatttccCTGACAATATAGATAGCCCCGAAAAGCCAGTCGCTCTTTTATATAATCTTCACGGAAGGTGAAGCTGGCTCCTTCGTAGATCACCAGGAACCACTGGTTCAAAGGAGACAAAGCACCGATAAACAGCTGGAACTTCTCACCTCAGGGCCTTGCATTTGTTGGTGTGCTCCAGTCCATTGTCTACCGTAAATAGACAACAAAATAGCTACTGGCATACCCACGGGGTCAAGCGTCTTGGGAGAGATCACAGTTCATCGAGTTACTGGAAAGGAGCTAGCGAATGGCTCGCAGCTGGACAAGCGCGACCTGCTTGCCATTATTAGATTTATCAGATTGAACCGcgtgctttatttttatagaaattgtcataattttaacttattaactGGCTCTGttcatataattaaaaaataaatctaataaaacATCAAACTTATAATTTCGAAAACTTTAAGAagtttttgtgaaaaatgtttaaataaaccttaaaattaaaagatggaTTAACGTATAAAGGGTGTAAACATGGCCAACATTGATAACGGGACCAATATAGCGGTGAACTAGAAAAACTATGTATGAGAATCCTAGCAATTACAATAACAAGTGGATTGAAAAAGTTGTGGAGAAAATTGAGCGACAATCAAGTGCAAAATTAGTTGTACTCAATTAGCttctttgaaaattatatttgaattaTCTGGGTAAATTACAAATAGTCAAAAGACACATCAAAACCACAACGTTTTAATGCTTAATAAAGCCCCGGCTTAGTTCTTAAGTACCGGCTTAGACTTGCTATTATTTTCCAGTTCATCAGCCTGCATTTGCTCACAAGTTTTCGCTGGTTTTCCCGGAACTGAGATATGGGGTCACTAAACTTATTATAGTACTGCAGCACTTCCCGGACATCGTCTATCTCACTGGTGCCCAGGACACTTAGAAACGACACAAGATAAAAAAGAGCCGTGTCATTGTCGTTTCCCGACCATCGCGGAATCGAGAAACAATTTGAAGGATGCAACTTGGTGGAGTTTCTGTCCCAATCCACGACCACCACACGCTTTAAGTCTCGGTTCAGGTTGTCAAGATTCTTCACTTGATGGCCTTCAACAAAGTGTGTTGAGTCACGAACCAGACGATATATAATAAAAGCGTTTGGGTCAAGGGCGTCGAGCAGTGGAAACGATTTCAAAATACTTAGCACACTCTTTAAGAAATACATATGTCAACGCCGGGTCGTTTCTTAAAGCGCCAGCCGGTTTCGTAGGTCCAATCAGGATGTATCAACACGTCCTTAATCTCAAGCACCAGGGTATAAGGCGGCTGCACGTAAGGAGCCTGAAGAGGTTCGGAAGTAGCTTCTGACTTGACGGATCCTGTATAAATCGTTGAAAGTGGTTCACCGAATTCAAGGTCCGAGCTAGGTATTGCTGCATTAGTGACAGTTGACTAAACTCGTCTATAACCTCGTTGCCTTGTTCATCCAGTGCTGGCTTGCCAAAATAGTATATGGCCCAGGAAGAGAACAGCAATTCTCCTATACCAAAGAGTGCAAAACCTAGTTTCATACGGCCCGCTCCATTTCCTTCATTTCCTCCTCTTCCTCTCGTTTGCGACGCTTCCGACTCTCCTCGTCGTTGAGCTCAGCAAAGGTTTGGGAAAAGAGCTTCGATAGGATTTGCGTAGACGTCTTTTCATAAGTCGAGTAGCGCCGTAGCGCAACGAATACCAAAGACGCTTTTGTGTTGCAGCAATGTAGACAAGATTGGAATCCAAAACACAAACTGCAGCCTGGCTTTTTCCACGCCCCGTAAATTTCACCAGGATTTGCCGGTTCGTCGGCCACCTCCTTAAGTGTGCCGACCGCTGTGCGCCATAAGCCAAAGGTCAACGCCCTTGATGTATTAATAAGCTTGCGACCAAACGACGGGCATCTATCAAACAGCTGTACGATAGCTATTGAAGACATGGGCAGCTTGTACATTTATACGACGCCCAAATTGTCGATCAATTTTTCGGTATTCAGTTTAATTATAAGCCACTATAAAATTTGACATATTTGTATTGAACAGCCGAGGAAGAGTACAAATTTTTCTTCTGTCTgaacttttttaatgaaaatttgtgGCAAATAtccaattggaaaaataaatccaGAGCCAACTTAATTTATCTAACATGTAGTAGAAGCTCCCCTATTTTTAGCGGCAATTTAGGCTCATCCACAAAATATTAAGGACAGCATTACATTTATTATGGATTATACAATATACgcatatatatacattcaATTTTCTgccaacatttttatatgatTGTAGAGAGTATACTGTTCTTGGTTCTTGCTTATattcttgtttatttaaatcatttaatcgCACCACGCGATGTACTTTAAACAAGAGATTGGTGATAAcattttgtgaaaaatttggtttttggacTTACTGAGGATATAAGATTACCTCATCTTTATAGAAATTGTTAAGaccattaaaaaatgaaaaaaataaaaagaaccCACCTAAAGGCTTTGAACTAATCcatattttgaatgtttttacaaaactttacaaactaatatctaaaaaaaaaccgctTACAAAAAGCTGTAAATCTTTTTAGCAGTGtataaaatgattaattttaaacgaTTATTAATCGTGAGACAAAATGCGTCGGTCACCTGTAAAACATAGAACTGTAGTTAAATGAATCAcactttttttctgtgtgtccTTACCCTTGCGTTCTTTTGTGCCACGATTCTGTCCGTGTTGTTTTCCTGCACCCGAATTTGCCTTGCACTTTTTGCTGACAGTACGCACAGGATCGCAGTTCTGGTCACTACCACCGACTGCCTCTGCTTGTAACTTATCCTCTCTGGTCATGTGTCCATCGTTGCATTGCGACCAAGTACCCTTCTCATAACGACAGCCTACCCAACGCGaaacggaaaaaataaaatttgtaaaagatTTTCTAAAACTGTGTCGCCATGACAAGAAGTCGCTACGGTGAATGGACATTTTCACCATTGTTAAGAACAGGAAATGCAGTGTTTCTCGAAAAAAAAGGCATTGCGCGGCAATggagaaaaaacaaatagcaACAGGACCTAGCACAATTATAGTAATTGGAGGACATGTGCTGCGGCAAAACGGGCAATTCGATTGAGGgcacatattttatattactttATACGAGAATTCCGCCTAACTTTTGGGGATGCTATATAATGctgtgtaaaataaatattaccgCCACCCACCTTTCTTGCACTTCTTTTGTATTGTCCGAGTTGGCAAGCAATTTTGCTCTCCTTTTTTTAGAGATAAAACTCGCGTGCGTACGTTGGTTTTGTCATCGCAGTTTGACCAAGCGCTCTTAGCGTAACGACAGGTCGAAGACCCCGACCctgttaaaaatcaaaaatataataaatttcaattttaaaattataagccAAGCAAATCGTACCGTTATCTGACGTCTTTGCCTTGGGTCCTGTTCTTTTGCCGCCGTGGTGTTGGCTTTGTGCATGCTGCTGCTTGGTTCCCTGTCGCTGCTGCTTATTAGTGTTTTTGTGGCCTTGTTTGTGCTTCGGTTGCGAGTTTTGTGTTGCTGCACTGCCATTTTCGGCAACTACTAGTTTCCTAGAACCCGATTTGTGCACCTGCTGGAAGTGCTCCTGcgacttatttattttacgatTTTTCCTAATGCGGTGAGAGTCGCCATTTGTTGTGGATGTGACTATCGCATCATCAAGAGCGCGAGCCTGAcgataataaactaaattaccCGAACTCTTCTCCATAACCAGGCGGATGCCATCAGAAGTGCCATCGCCCTCAATAGACGACGGAATCTGTGCCAAAACTACCAAAACTAATTGCAGAACCGCGGTCGAAGTTATCATGAGATTCATAGTTTTTTAGGAAATCTAAAATTAATCAGAAAATAATGATGATATTGTATAATGcatttttgtgtaaataaataaaaaataaatgaagaggCGGTTACGGAACacaatataaacttttaaagacggacatggctgAAGTTGAACGACAGCACATGTTAAATATATTCTACTTATTTGGAAACTATTTTACGTTTCAAAATAGGTGGGGAGATTAAAGTTTGCGCAATTTTAATGTGAGTGACACGCACTagcaagtaaatcattaaCTACCCACCCcttaagaaaagaaaatcgaAGTGCTGGCAGTTCTGCAAACCGTTAGATAGCTTTTCTTTATCGAAAACATAATCTAGAattcattgaaatttttttcttgagtTAGGAAATTGAacattatatacatatatccaaactttatattttgtgTAAACATGAACTCTGAAAATGTTGAGCTATACAATTGTACTTCAGAAAGGTTAGAGTTATATAAAATAGATGATTTCGAAAATAAGAACATagatttttctgaaaaacccTCGGgctctaaaaattttaaatgcagcGACCTTGCTGAAAAATACCTGTATGGTGGCTTTATTGTCGACAGTGACTTGTCGATCGGATCTGGCGGAGTAACTAAAGCCACAGAGAATAACAAGTTGCCTGTTGGTTGGGAAGAACGGTTGGCTCCCAAAACTAAGGAATGCTACTTCTATGATACAAATACCCGAAAAGTATACTTTACATTGCCGCCAAAACAGTACATAGGAGGTCAAGACGACGGCTGGAATGGCATTGCTGGAAATGAATATGAGTGCAACTATCGATGCACGCTGCGATGTAGACACATATTAGTAAAACACAGTAAATCAGATAGACGTAGTTCATTCCGTGAACGGATTGTAAAGAGAACTAAGGAGGAAGCCCTAGACTTCATTTCGCAGGCCCGGGATCAAATAACAGCCGGAGAAATCGAGTTTGCTGAATTGGCTAGAGAAATCTCCGATTGCTGCTCTGCTCGACTCGGCGGTGACGTGGGCTCCTTTAAGCTTACTCAACTGTATTTCGGCTTCGAGAAAAAAGTTTTGCGCTTAAAAATCAACGAGCTCTCGAGTATTTTTGAGACAAGAGCAGGATATCACATTTTGTTGCGGACGCCGGCCAACTACAGCGACATAGATTCCCCAAAGTCAAGGAGAAAACACAGGCGCTTCAAAAAGATAAGCTATGCTATCGAAAAAGAATATTGTTATACCCGCATGAAGAAACACAAGCTTTTTCACAGCTTTCTGCACAAATCACAATCAGAAATATGCTTGCTCGAACAAAGACAAAGAATCCGAGATTCGGCCAGAGAGACCAGTAGTAGTGTGCTTTCCAAATATCCATATTTGCCCCCAGAGGATCGCAAGATGCCATTGTATAATCAGCAGCAgattagatttaaaaatataatagtccACGAAAAGTTTGATGTGGACATGTATCTTGGAGATGAGCTTAAAATAATAGAAACTGATGACCTTGGAAACACAGCAATCAAACATCAAATGGTGacaaaaagtatattaatcaataaataagtttaaaaaaaagttataaaattgcaaagatgaaacaaaaaaaacattcaataGTGTTTTCAGCGACAAAAAGTATTGCACAAATTGTTGTCTTTATTGAAAGACATAAAATTAAGTTCCTAACTCCAACGCATGTGTaaaccaaatttaattaaaattttcaaagaaaactAATGTTTCTTAGTAGCTCAATAAGCGGGGCATCTGGCGAACATGTggactttaaaatatatatatatataatatatatttaaaatattatatcttTACCCCAATGTTATGTTTTAACCAGcataacatttttagaaataaatttcgGACCGGCTTTGTACTTCTATTTACAGGTCTTCCCGAAGGAATAGCACCCACATCCCCATTCCTTTAAAATTGGTAGCTTGGTGACTCTTATAAGGCTTTTTCACTCAACGCGAATTCTCTCTGGATGATAACAGGAGGGAGGTGTCTTTGCACTAATGTTTTGCGCGCAAACGCAATAGCAGGAATCAGAAATCGAAACTCACTCAAATCTCAGAGAGAAAATATCCGGGCATTTGCAAAATGGATTCAAGTTTCAGGCGGTAGTtccacaaaatttaaacggaAGAAATGTCTTGAGGAAATGTACTTCACTGTAAGACTAGCGGCTTGCGATCGGCACGCTCGCATTCAGAGTTGTGGCTAAACTGAGTAGGCGAAACGACACAATTCGACGAACTCGAGAGGCTCGAAAACTACTCAAAAACCCAGAGAGTATTTTGAGAGCAGCGGCGACGGCACTGAGACATGTCTTCTTATACcatcaacaaatttatatacacaGCGATGAAAAACTCTAGGTATTATTCCCATCTGGTACCCAATCTGCcgactaaataatatatttaaaattgaacacaatttggaaaaattaaacttaagaAACACctatttttttctgcttttgaCCTTTATCTATACATTATTATatacattatttatattactatAGTGGCCGTTGATGAAAACATTCAATCATATTAAACTTGTATGCCCAGTACCCGTACTCTCAGAATAAAATGGCAGGGCATATGAAACGCTAATGACAGGTATCTTATTGCCCGAACTTTCAAATAGTTTTCCGTCCCAAGTTTAAATTGATAGGTACCTCTTTCGACTTATGCATGTGAACAAAGATTCGGATTCGATTCTAAGACTAATTAATCAAAGCCcatgcaacaaaaataaaacaagtgcATTTGTCGCGGCTGTTCTCTCAGAGATAAGATAAGCAGTCCTTTATCTCTGTGCATGGATGCATTGTGGCTAAATGTAAACAATGACCACGCATTGTGTAACAGATTGGAGTTTTTCGAGCCGTTTTACAATTATGTATATCAAAATACAAGTAGATACAGTTTTCAGCCAGTTTGAGTTCATATCTCTTTTTCCCAGTTCCATTTTGTTTCCAAGTGCTCAACCAAACTTGTTTTGAGTGCTTCTCTGAGAGCCTGATTTACATTggttaaaaaacaaagagagGACACAGACAAGTAAAATAAACAGCAAGAAATAAATGCGCTTAAGCTAAAGTAGTTTCAAACGGAGAATATAAAATAAGGAAGATATCAAATACCGGGTACTCACTAAAGCCACTCAAACGAAAGAAATACCTCACATTCAAAATCTTCATTACAGTTCAATCTAAacgcaaatttaatttttattttctttaacaatTCAGTCTAACCATATGGACAAATAATAATTCTGAGAGCTTTCCGAAATTTCCCCCTTTAAAAAGACCTGCTTTGAACTTCTACACGAAAATGTGAAGAATATAATTGATCACTTAAAAATTGATAACCGCCTTTTGCTTAATCTAAAGGCGGATTCCCTTTTTTTGTCTCACGAAATTTAATGTGCGCATGGTCGTtatctcagaaaaaaaaaattctcttttATGTGTTTAAAGCTAAGCACAACAAACTACTTAAAAGATAAacgcaaaaacaataaaatagattCACCATCGCAGAATATCGTTTTTTGCCGATTCCCCTTTATAACGTTCGTCATTTTACATTCCTTGTAAGAATTTGTATTGGCCCATCAAATTGTTGTATCAAAATTATGGTACGCTTTATTCCgtaatatatgtatttattaaagttcAGTTACTTTTTTCTTATGTTGTATACGTACGTAAACAAATTTCACTTTATTTTGAGGGAGTTGTTTCCTTCTCTTccttatggaattaaaacacTCAGATAAATTCTGCCCCTAACGATGATGTTTTTACGAATAGCATGCTGTATGTAAGTGAGCTGTTCTTCTTGATTTTGTAGTTATGAATTCACGTGTATGGTTGTAAAACTGCTTACAGACAAATACATTAAGTCGTAGTTAACGTTCTAAGTTtatatatgtgtttatttaaaaggtAAACCACATCTTCGAAATGGTGCAATTTTTGATCAGAATATGTATGAATGTAAGTatctatgtatgtatgtatttattttgactaTCATAATAATTTTGGGAATGGTATTTCCAAACTTTGAAATGTACCCAAACAAAGTGAGTTGTAAACTACTTTAAAATGCCAATCGCCTACGTTGTAACTAAGACGAATCCGTGATCTTGACCCGTCATGTCTTTTTCTTTGTCTTTCAGTTTCCTTTTTTCTAtagtaaatttttatttttacaatatttacaCTAAGtgttttattcatttattattatctgCGAATGACAAACTTTTTACCGTCTCTATGAATTCAATATTGTTTTTGTCGGAATATAGAGATCAGACACAGAAGCTAATACTTGCCAATTTTTTACATCAATAATCAGAttaattgtttggttttcATTTTAGATTTACGGttaatattattcaaattcaaaaatttaagaacaaCTCTGCTAAATTGATGGAAGTGGTGTtgacattttctttttctattattttagGTGGTGTAAACAGTCACACAATTTAATAGGCTGCATTTCAtaattaatctttattttGAAAACGCAATTGCCTTTCCAGTTTGGATCATTTTAGAGAATAACGCATGTTGGCTTGGATGtaaatatgatttaatttttggataaaactaaatattttggtatttatgTAGGTGTGGTATTgtatgaatatatttttattttgcattgcataaatatgttaaattcCGCAAAGTTGCTATTACGTCTTACAGTAGAACGTACTGTCGTTTATATTAAGTTTATCGTTTGCTTGAAAACCGAACTACAACATTAATCAATatgtgcatttatttaaaatgcttttcgGGTATACATAGCTGACAGTTAATGTCATTacgatttttttgttataaatttattaaaaaataagtttattataaatttttagcATCGGAGTGATGCAAACCAACACTGGGCATTTAAAATTATCGAGTATAAAATCACTTAAGCGCGTCCTTTGCGAGTAGCTGCATGTAAATTAAAGACAGAGAAAATGATgttttgaattgaaaattataattttcaagaTGGTCTTTCAAAagtttgtttacgttttgtaACTAAGCATTCAATCGATAATCCTAAACTAGAGAACTGACCTTTATCTTTGTTCTTACGCTGTTCTTTGGCACTCTTGTCCTTGGACTTTCCGGGCTTGCAGTTCTTCTTAATGACACGCGTTGCTTCGCAGGACGGATCACTGCttgcttttaatttatcaGCTCTAGTCATTTGTCCAGTTGCGCAATCCGACCAGGATCCCTTTTCATACCGGCATGCTGTTGACATGGGAAGAAAGCGATAGATCTCGATGTAGGAACTTTGCCCAAGAACATtcataacttaaaaaataataactgcTTTTATGTGTTACCTTTTTTACATTTCTTCTGAATGGTTCGCGTTTGGTCGCACGCTGGATCGCCCTTCTTTAATGTCAAGGTTCTGGAACGTGTATTGGTTTTTGTATCGCACTCAGTCCAAGGATTCTTGCCATATCGGCACGACAAGCCTAGACATATTAATaccaaactaaattaattCCTGGACCAGGCGCGTAACCACATTCTCTTATAGTGCCTAAAAGCTTTCGACTCACCGTCGCTCTTGGTGCCCCGTTCATTCCTTATTAACACTTCGTGATCGTCCTCCTCCCATACTTCTCCTTGTATAGCTGTTGTGGGCTGGGTCTGCTCCGCCACAGGAAGTGCGAGAGGTGTTTCTTGGCCCTCTGTGGTGCCTAACACTGTGCTGCACAACACCCCCGACCATGTCACAAACGATGCCAGTAGAAGCgctttataattatttctcaTATTGTGACTTCTCCTGCTTCTGCCCACtgcgaaaaagaaaaactatacCTTATGGTAGATACATTTAAGGGTATATCCGTTTAAAAAAAGCTAATAGCTAAAGTAAATAGAGTTAATTTGTATCtttgaaagaaaagaaactaaaaaaaataaaattttcaccaaaaaaacttttacatCAATTCAGCTCTATTGCACAGAACAGTATCTTAACGTTTAAATTTATGACCAGTTTTTTGGGCTCTTTCACACTTGCACACAACCGATAAAATTGAGGACCGACCGTTAGTTATACACACAAAAGAACTCCAGACTCAGACTCAGCTTAGAATGGCTTTAAACGACAGATTGTATCAACTGCTCTCGTTGCGCTACTCTTCTAAACTGAATGGAAAGATATAAGGACAGCAGCATAAAAGGCCATGGCATGTATAATATCCTGCAGGATTTTATGCTCATAAGAAAGCCCTTTCTCTCGTTTTTTCGGTCGTGTGTACTGAGAGAGTGCGCACCGACGCCTGGACTTTTATCAATGAGCTGCGCATGTTCtacacttaaatattttaaattttatttttatcctGAATGCTGGTTGCTTAACAGGCTCCCGTGAGTTACAATCTAGGCTAAAATAAATGGGCGTCAAGTATGGTCGGAGGAATTGAAGCAAATGTGTTTCCAAGCGTACATTGCAGGAAACTAGAGAGGCCTGCTATGTCAATTAGTCCGTAACAGTCTGGTTAAAATACGCCTATCTGGTCTATATTATTCTACCGGGGTTAATCAATGGTCACTGGAAGGTGGTATATGCTCAAAGTCCGCCTTTCCTTGCcttatttactatattaaaagTTTGCAAGCCCAGTAGTTCGCTGTAAGCAAATATGTTTTAACACCTCTCTTTAAATTAAAGGGTAAAGTTTGTACAATacgaaataattattattattgttatatatatg
Proteins encoded in this window:
- the LOC128259525 gene encoding LOW QUALITY PROTEIN: mitochondrial import inner membrane translocase subunit TIM50-B (The sequence of the model RefSeq protein was modified relative to this genomic sequence to represent the inferred CDS: inserted 5 bases in 4 codons; deleted 1 base in 1 codon); its protein translation is MYKLPMSSIAIVQLFDRCPSFGRKLINTSRALTFGLWRTAVGTLKEVADEPANPGEIYGAWKKPGCSLCFGFQSCLHCCNTKASLVFVALRRYSTYEKTSTQILSKLFSQTFAELNDEESRKRRKREEEEEMKEMERXRMKLGFALFGIGELLFSSWAIYYFGKPALDEQGNEVIDEFSQLSLMQQYLARTLNSVNHFQRFIQDPSSQKLLPXPLQAPYVQPPYTLVLEIKDVLIHPDWTYETGWRFKKRPGVDIVFLKECAKYFEIXFPLLDALDPNAFIIYRLVRDSTHFVEGHQVKNLDNLNRDLKRVVVVDWDRNSTKLHPSNCFSIPRWSGNDNDTALFYLVSFLSVLGTSEIDDVREVLQYYNKFSDPISQFRENQRKLXEQMQADELENNSKSKPVLKN
- the LOC128259527 gene encoding uncharacterized protein LOC128259527, which translates into the protein MNLMITSTAVLQLVLVVLAQIPSSIEGDGTSDGIRLVMEKSSGNLVYYRQARALDDAIVTSTTNGDSHRIRKNRKINKSQEHFQQVHKSGSRKLVVAENGSAATQNSQPKHKQGHKNTNKQQRQGTKQQHAQSQHHGGKRTGPKAKTSDNGSGSSTCRYAKSAWSNCDDKTNVRTRVLSLKKGEQNCLPTRTIQKKCKKGCRYEKGTWSQCNDGHMTREDKLQAEAVGGSDQNCDPVRTVSKKCKANSGAGKQHGQNRGTKERKGDRRILSHD
- the LOC128259320 gene encoding peptidyl-prolyl cis-trans isomerase NIMA-interacting 1, giving the protein MNSENVELYNCTSESDLAEKYLYGGFIVDSDLSIGSGGVTKATENNKLPVGWEERLAPKTKECYFYDTNTRKVYFTLPPKQYIGGQDDGWNGIAGNEYECNYRCTLRCRHILVKHSKSDRRSSFRERIVKRTKEEALDFISQARDQITAGEIEFAELAREISDCCSARLGGDVGSFKLTQLYFGFEKKVLRLKINELSSIFETRAGYHILLRTPANYSDIDSPKSRRKHRRFKKISYAIEKEYCLPEGIAPTSPFL
- the LOC128259530 gene encoding pleiotrophin-A, with the protein product MRNNYKALLLASFVTWSGVLCSTVLGTTEGQETPLALPVAEQTQPTTAIQGEVWEEDDHEVLIRNERGTKSDGLSCRYGKNPWTECDTKTNTRSRTLTLKKGDPACDQTRTIQKKCKKACRYEKGSWSDCATGQMTRADKLKASSDPSCEATRVIKKNCKPGKSKDKSAKEQRKNKDKATRKGRA